One Halolamina litorea genomic window carries:
- a CDS encoding DUF5788 family protein, with translation MKEYERKQLLERVGREAATIGATIPEEIEVQGETLELKQFVFEIKRRDTVPAGERERVDQAKRNLRRERIERLELIEEGEISFEEGEALANSIIGIDRALDALEQLGPADVEGERARKEAVDQKRWLNFLKQALGQDEGGGRRGSL, from the coding sequence GTGAAGGAGTACGAGCGCAAGCAACTGCTCGAGCGGGTCGGCCGCGAGGCCGCCACCATCGGCGCCACGATCCCCGAGGAGATCGAGGTACAGGGGGAGACCCTCGAACTCAAGCAGTTCGTCTTCGAGATCAAGCGCCGCGACACCGTCCCGGCGGGCGAGCGCGAGCGCGTCGATCAGGCGAAACGGAACCTCCGCCGGGAGCGCATCGAGCGCCTCGAACTGATCGAGGAGGGCGAGATCAGCTTCGAGGAGGGCGAGGCACTCGCAAACAGCATCATCGGTATCGACCGCGCCCTCGACGCGCTCGAACAGCTCGGGCCGGCAGACGTGGAGGGCGAACGCGCCCGGAAGGAGGCCGTCGACCAGAAGCGCTGGCTCAACTTCCTCAAGCAGGCGCTCGGACAGGACGAGGGCGGCGGCCGGCGCGGGTCACTCTGA
- the polX gene encoding DNA polymerase/3'-5' exonuclease PolX produces MPTNDELASLLEEMADLLEATDVEYKPSAYRRAAENVREYPEPVEGLAAEGEDAVSRINRVGDAIAAKLVEYVETGEIEELEVLRDELPVDMAALTSVEGVGPKTVGTLYDELGITDLDDLEAAADAGEIQDVKGFGAKTEQNILDGIPFARQAHERTLLGKGRPLGEAARDYLASIDAVEAAELAGSNRRWKETIGDVDVLAASDDGEAVVEAFLEWEDSADTIEAGTTKASLRTGDGVRVDLRVVDPSEFGAALQYFTGSRDHNIHLRNVAISRDLKLNEYGCFDVSGVDDPDAGQRVGERVAGETEAGMYEALDLPLVPPEIRENTGEIEAAQEDQLPDLIEEDEIRGDLHAHTEWSDAEATIEEMATAAAERGYEYLAITDHAEGPGVFGNTGLSPEAVREQMAAVDDARERLAEAGHDLELLHGVETNITADGELSTPDDLLAELDVVIASPHAALDQGREEATERLVTAIEHPETDILGHPTGRLINQRPGLSPDFERLAEAAVDAGTALELNANPSRLDLPDAAVRIAVEAGATVAIDTDAHRPGALSEMRYGVHTARRGWAETADVLTARDLDGVRAFLDS; encoded by the coding sequence ATGCCTACAAACGACGAACTCGCGAGCCTCCTCGAAGAGATGGCCGACCTGCTGGAGGCCACGGACGTGGAGTACAAACCGAGCGCCTACCGCCGCGCCGCCGAGAACGTACGTGAGTACCCCGAGCCGGTCGAGGGGCTGGCCGCCGAGGGCGAGGACGCCGTCTCCCGGATCAACCGCGTCGGCGACGCCATCGCCGCCAAACTCGTCGAGTACGTCGAAACCGGCGAGATCGAGGAACTCGAGGTCCTCCGGGATGAGCTACCCGTCGACATGGCCGCGCTCACGAGCGTCGAGGGCGTCGGCCCCAAGACCGTCGGCACCCTCTACGACGAACTGGGCATCACCGACCTCGACGACCTCGAAGCCGCCGCGGATGCCGGGGAGATTCAGGACGTCAAGGGGTTCGGTGCGAAGACCGAACAGAACATCCTCGACGGGATCCCGTTCGCCCGACAGGCCCACGAGCGCACGCTCTTGGGGAAGGGTCGCCCGCTCGGCGAGGCCGCTCGTGACTACCTCGCGAGCATCGACGCCGTCGAGGCGGCCGAACTCGCGGGCTCGAACCGGCGGTGGAAAGAGACCATCGGCGACGTGGACGTACTCGCCGCCAGCGACGACGGCGAGGCGGTCGTCGAGGCGTTCCTCGAGTGGGAGGACTCCGCGGACACCATCGAGGCCGGCACGACGAAGGCCAGCCTCCGAACCGGCGACGGCGTCCGGGTCGACCTCCGTGTCGTCGATCCCTCGGAGTTCGGCGCGGCGCTGCAGTACTTCACCGGCAGCCGCGACCACAACATCCACCTGCGCAACGTCGCCATCTCCCGGGACCTGAAGCTGAACGAGTACGGCTGCTTCGACGTGTCGGGCGTCGACGACCCCGACGCCGGCCAGCGCGTCGGCGAACGCGTCGCCGGTGAGACCGAGGCCGGGATGTACGAGGCGCTCGACCTGCCGCTCGTCCCCCCCGAGATCAGGGAGAACACCGGCGAGATCGAGGCCGCTCAGGAGGACCAGCTACCGGACCTGATCGAAGAGGACGAGATCCGGGGGGACCTCCACGCCCACACCGAGTGGTCCGACGCCGAAGCCACCATCGAGGAGATGGCGACCGCCGCCGCCGAACGGGGGTACGAGTACCTCGCCATCACCGACCACGCCGAGGGGCCGGGCGTGTTCGGCAACACCGGGCTCTCCCCCGAGGCGGTCCGCGAGCAGATGGCCGCCGTCGATGACGCCCGCGAGCGCCTCGCCGAGGCGGGCCACGACCTCGAACTGCTCCACGGCGTCGAGACCAACATCACCGCCGACGGCGAGCTCTCGACGCCCGACGACCTCCTGGCGGAACTGGACGTCGTCATCGCCTCGCCACACGCCGCGCTCGACCAGGGCCGCGAGGAAGCCACCGAGCGGCTCGTCACCGCCATCGAGCACCCGGAAACGGATATCCTGGGGCACCCGACCGGCCGGCTGATCAACCAACGGCCCGGGCTGTCGCCCGATTTCGAGCGGCTGGCCGAGGCGGCCGTCGACGCCGGCACCGCGCTCGAACTCAACGCGAACCCCAGCCGACTCGACCTCCCCGACGCGGCGGTCCGGATCGCCGTCGAAGCGGGAGCGACGGTCGCCATCGACACCGACGCCCACCGTCCCGGCGCGCTCTCGGAGATGCGCTACGGCGTCCACACCGCCCGACGGGGTTGGGCCGAGACCGCCGACGTGCTCACGGCTCGGGACCTCGACGGCGTGCGGGCGTTCCTCGACTCGTGA
- a CDS encoding Mut7-C RNAse domain-containing protein has protein sequence MSDRGSERSGGDGGDATDADAAAASPRFLLDVMLGKLATYLRMCGYDTAYALDHGIEADDVIHDLAGAEDRTLLTRDEQLAQRTDGALLLTEREVEGQLRELRDAGVALSLPEQPARCAACNGRVGAVDAGGERPEHVPDGVQPYRCRDCGQWFWKGSHWADVRETLAAL, from the coding sequence GTGAGCGACCGCGGCTCCGAACGCAGCGGCGGTGACGGTGGCGACGCCACCGACGCCGACGCCGCCGCCGCAAGCCCGCGGTTCCTGCTGGACGTGATGCTCGGGAAGCTGGCGACGTACCTCCGGATGTGTGGCTACGACACCGCCTACGCGCTGGATCACGGGATCGAGGCCGACGACGTGATCCACGACCTCGCAGGCGCTGAGGATCGGACGCTGCTGACCCGTGACGAACAGTTGGCCCAGCGGACCGACGGCGCGCTGTTGCTCACCGAACGCGAGGTCGAGGGGCAACTCCGCGAACTCCGCGACGCCGGGGTGGCGCTCTCGCTGCCCGAGCAACCAGCCCGATGTGCGGCCTGTAACGGCCGCGTCGGGGCCGTCGACGCCGGCGGTGAGCGCCCCGAACACGTCCCCGACGGCGTCCAGCCCTATCGCTGTCGGGACTGTGGACAGTGGTTCTGGAAAGGATCGCACTGGGCCGACGTACGGGAGACCCTCGCCGCGCTCTGA
- a CDS encoding DUF7139 domain-containing protein, which translates to MTSLSEVYKPDAEFQTSLRRLYAGLGLFALGGLLVVVAILVAATGIVGSQTVAREWAGVLGGIGVPAAILGIFAVLPSGRRTRVAAIIGAALSLLGVALFVHAFPCQWVGTNCLGDKTLLTLPVALLYSSGVITTLWCLFTGIVNFESRNNPGGTARVEVTTQGETKVIEVPTSELSKFSGSMGVLGGTPDVEAPDRPGAGGGSTDGAVSDGGASTNTINDVDVGGAFIDTDDSPAGPTGSDGTSYPSGTGQSGSAGPSTAGPSDPGPSRSTSSGSAGRSDRSGGATEVKGVDADGSAARTSSTDTAGDVKGVDNGRRSPRREDDWTPTGAAPEQAESGPDRDSYCGSCTHFEYIQTEQGMQPYCGAHDEMMDDMEACDDYTPRR; encoded by the coding sequence ATGACCAGTCTCTCGGAGGTGTACAAGCCCGACGCGGAGTTCCAGACCAGCCTCCGACGACTGTACGCGGGGCTGGGGTTGTTCGCGCTGGGCGGCCTGCTCGTCGTCGTCGCCATCCTCGTCGCGGCGACCGGCATCGTGGGCTCACAGACTGTCGCCCGGGAGTGGGCGGGGGTCCTCGGCGGAATCGGCGTCCCGGCCGCGATACTCGGGATTTTCGCCGTGCTCCCCTCGGGGCGACGGACTCGCGTGGCCGCGATCATCGGCGCCGCGCTCTCGCTGCTCGGGGTCGCGCTGTTCGTCCACGCGTTCCCCTGCCAGTGGGTCGGGACCAACTGCCTGGGCGACAAGACGCTGCTGACCCTGCCCGTGGCGCTGCTGTACTCCTCCGGCGTGATCACGACGCTCTGGTGTCTGTTCACCGGGATCGTCAACTTCGAGTCCCGGAACAACCCCGGCGGCACCGCCCGCGTCGAAGTGACCACGCAGGGCGAGACGAAGGTGATCGAAGTCCCGACCTCCGAACTCTCGAAGTTCTCGGGCAGTATGGGCGTGCTCGGCGGCACACCCGACGTTGAGGCCCCCGACCGGCCGGGCGCCGGCGGCGGGAGCACCGACGGCGCGGTCAGTGACGGCGGCGCGTCGACGAACACCATCAACGACGTGGACGTCGGCGGCGCGTTCATCGACACCGACGACAGCCCCGCCGGCCCGACCGGTTCCGACGGGACGAGTTACCCCTCCGGCACGGGACAGTCCGGATCGGCTGGCCCCTCGACCGCCGGGCCGTCGGACCCCGGCCCATCGAGGTCCACGTCGTCCGGTTCCGCCGGCCGTTCGGATCGCTCCGGCGGCGCGACCGAGGTCAAAGGTGTCGACGCCGACGGGAGTGCCGCCCGCACCAGCAGCACCGACACGGCCGGCGACGTGAAAGGCGTCGACAACGGTCGTCGCTCGCCGCGGCGCGAGGACGACTGGACCCCGACCGGCGCCGCGCCCGAACAAGCCGAGAGCGGTCCCGACCGGGACAGCTACTGTGGCTCCTGTACGCACTTCGAGTACATCCAGACCGAACAGGGGATGCAGCCCTACTGTGGCGCCCACGACGAGATGATGGACGACATGGAAGCCTGCGACGACTACACCCCGCGGCGGTAG
- a CDS encoding DUF5789 family protein, with product MSEEETEGEEEPAVELGEGTAVDGAPLSRVASRLTWPQERSRIVEKEGDATIRTPEGPKPLADVLEETDTTYFDSRRTFVDAVEGVVGRGPVATE from the coding sequence ATGAGCGAAGAGGAGACCGAAGGCGAGGAGGAGCCGGCCGTCGAACTCGGCGAGGGGACCGCCGTCGATGGGGCGCCGCTCTCCCGCGTCGCCTCGCGACTCACGTGGCCACAGGAGCGCAGCCGCATCGTCGAGAAGGAGGGCGACGCGACCATCCGGACGCCCGAGGGGCCGAAACCCCTCGCAGACGTGCTCGAAGAAACCGACACGACCTACTTCGACTCCCGGCGGACGTTCGTCGACGCCGTCGAGGGTGTCGTCGGCCGCGGCCCGGTCGCCACCGAATAG
- the nreA gene encoding DNA repair protein NreA has translation MRLDEYLEYEADEAAERRRLAEEKSYEILDHLESFENRFEEHVSGDSLVGSVSPSIFVGRSDYPKVSTGILSPVGHEDDAGRFETSGQWYDEGVGIADVFERRTSLLNSNRTGVGVDVNDAWDGFTGVQREIAIADRPVGVEVGLDGRPDVDYDVSRDDVATPVGPRATAQSADLTENPHVPRAVEKTLEDDDWQAQGAINYLYRRGFDVYDINTILSAGALGQAKNRKLVPTRWSITAVDDTVGQYLRGTLRGNQSVDKVEVHHNEYLGNSFWVILAPGKWEYELVEMKAPGSIWNPDPAAGTYLASAHEGFEGRTGYVDETAGAYYAARLGVLEHLSERGRQAKALVLRHVSDDYWGPVGVWQVREAIRHAFEGEHGSAESLSAAVGEVGRHLPVGQGRLRRKSTMAAGIQSSLLEF, from the coding sequence ATGCGACTGGACGAGTATCTCGAGTACGAGGCCGACGAGGCCGCCGAACGGCGGCGCCTCGCCGAGGAGAAGAGCTACGAGATACTCGACCACCTGGAGTCCTTCGAGAACCGCTTCGAGGAACACGTCAGCGGCGACTCGCTCGTCGGCAGTGTCTCGCCCTCCATCTTCGTCGGTCGGTCGGACTACCCGAAGGTATCGACGGGGATCCTCTCGCCGGTCGGCCACGAGGACGACGCCGGCCGGTTCGAGACCAGCGGCCAGTGGTACGACGAGGGCGTCGGTATCGCCGACGTGTTCGAACGCCGGACGAGCCTGCTGAACTCCAACCGCACCGGCGTCGGCGTCGACGTGAACGACGCGTGGGACGGCTTCACCGGCGTCCAACGGGAGATCGCCATCGCCGACCGCCCCGTCGGCGTCGAAGTCGGCCTCGACGGCCGGCCGGACGTGGACTACGACGTGTCCCGCGACGACGTGGCGACGCCGGTAGGACCGCGTGCGACCGCCCAGTCGGCCGACCTCACCGAGAACCCCCACGTGCCCCGGGCCGTCGAGAAAACGCTCGAAGACGACGACTGGCAGGCTCAGGGAGCCATCAACTACCTCTACCGCCGCGGGTTCGACGTGTACGACATCAACACGATCCTCTCGGCGGGCGCGCTGGGGCAGGCCAAGAACCGCAAGCTGGTTCCGACCCGCTGGTCGATCACGGCCGTCGACGACACCGTCGGCCAGTACCTCCGGGGCACCCTCCGCGGGAACCAGAGCGTCGACAAGGTGGAGGTCCACCACAACGAGTACCTCGGCAACAGCTTCTGGGTGATACTCGCGCCGGGCAAGTGGGAGTACGAACTGGTCGAGATGAAGGCCCCCGGGAGCATCTGGAACCCCGACCCCGCGGCGGGCACCTACCTCGCCAGCGCCCACGAGGGGTTCGAGGGGCGCACCGGCTACGTCGACGAAACCGCCGGCGCCTACTACGCCGCCCGGCTTGGCGTACTGGAGCATCTCTCCGAACGGGGCCGGCAGGCGAAGGCGCTGGTCCTCCGGCACGTCTCCGACGACTACTGGGGGCCGGTGGGTGTCTGGCAGGTCCGGGAGGCGATCCGGCACGCCTTCGAGGGCGAACACGGGAGCGCGGAGAGCCTCTCGGCGGCGGTCGGGGAGGTGGGTCGTCACCTGCCGGTCGGACAGGGCCGGCTCCGGCGAAAATCGACGATGGCGGCGGGGATCCAGTCCAGCCTGCTGGAGTTCTGA
- a CDS encoding transcription initiation factor IIB: protein MSRPTRQRESERGRVRGNTEEAGDAETADAEEIDPDEVDPDELRRTSDGELIHEPTGLILEEDNIDPGPEWRAFNHSERQSKSRVGAPTTKTMHDKGLTTTIDWKDKDAYGRALSSEKRSQMHRLRKWQERIRTKDAGERNLQFALSEVDRMASALGVPRSVREVASMIYRRSLDGDLIRGRSIEGVATSALYAACRKEGIPRSLEEISEVSRVERKEIGRTYRYVSQELGLEMRPVDPKKYVPRFCSDLDLNEEVQAKASEIIDTTAEQGLLSGKSPTGYAAAAIYAASLLCNEKKTQREVADVAQVTEVTIRNRYQEQIEAMGIHG, encoded by the coding sequence ATGTCGCGGCCAACTCGACAACGGGAGTCCGAGCGGGGGCGTGTTCGGGGGAACACCGAGGAAGCGGGGGACGCCGAGACGGCTGACGCCGAGGAGATCGACCCCGATGAGGTCGACCCCGACGAACTTCGGCGCACGTCCGACGGGGAGCTGATCCACGAACCGACGGGGCTGATCCTGGAGGAGGACAACATCGACCCCGGCCCGGAGTGGCGCGCGTTCAACCACTCCGAGCGCCAGAGCAAGTCCCGCGTCGGCGCCCCGACGACGAAGACGATGCACGACAAGGGGCTGACGACGACCATCGACTGGAAGGACAAGGACGCCTACGGGCGGGCGCTCTCCTCGGAGAAGCGCTCCCAGATGCACCGGCTGCGGAAGTGGCAGGAGCGCATCCGGACGAAGGACGCCGGCGAGCGGAACCTCCAGTTCGCGCTCTCGGAGGTCGATCGGATGGCCTCCGCCCTCGGCGTCCCCCGGTCGGTCCGCGAGGTGGCGTCGATGATCTACCGACGCTCGCTCGACGGCGACCTGATCCGCGGGCGCTCCATCGAGGGCGTCGCCACCTCGGCGCTCTACGCGGCCTGCCGGAAGGAGGGGATCCCGCGGAGCCTCGAAGAGATCTCGGAAGTCTCCCGGGTCGAACGCAAGGAGATCGGTCGCACCTACCGCTACGTCTCACAGGAGTTGGGACTGGAGATGCGGCCGGTCGACCCGAAGAAGTACGTCCCGCGGTTCTGTTCTGACCTCGACCTCAACGAGGAGGTGCAGGCGAAAGCCAGCGAGATCATCGACACGACCGCCGAGCAGGGCCTGCTCTCGGGGAAGTCCCCAACGGGCTACGCCGCCGCGGCCATCTACGCGGCGTCGCTGCTCTGTAACGAGAAGAAGACCCAGCGCGAGGTCGCCGACGTGGCCCAGGTGACCGAAGTCACCATCCGGAACCGGTACCAGGAGCAGATCGAGGCGATGGGAATCCACGGGTAG
- the rnhA gene encoding ribonuclease HI — MPTVTVDPETARERLQDAGVETTPGNTDHERWRAQHGDAVAVAYDDKVVVQGATPTDLTLLLKEGGGRAHVYFDGASRGNPGPAAVGWAIVTSDGIVAEGGERIGRATNNQAEYEALLRALRAARDLGIDELDIRGDSQLVVKQLRGEWNTNDPDLKEKRVTARELLRRFDRWGIEHVPREINDRADDLANEALDDR, encoded by the coding sequence ATGCCGACCGTCACCGTCGACCCCGAGACGGCACGCGAGCGCCTGCAGGATGCGGGCGTCGAGACCACGCCCGGGAACACCGATCACGAACGCTGGCGCGCCCAACACGGCGACGCCGTGGCCGTCGCCTACGACGACAAGGTCGTCGTACAGGGTGCCACACCCACCGACCTCACCCTCCTGCTGAAGGAGGGTGGTGGCCGCGCCCACGTCTACTTCGACGGCGCGAGCCGTGGCAACCCCGGCCCCGCGGCCGTCGGCTGGGCCATCGTCACCAGCGACGGCATCGTCGCCGAGGGCGGCGAGCGGATCGGGCGCGCGACCAACAACCAAGCCGAGTACGAGGCGCTCCTCCGCGCGCTCCGGGCCGCACGCGACCTCGGTATCGACGAACTCGACATCCGCGGGGACTCACAGCTCGTGGTCAAACAGCTCCGCGGGGAGTGGAACACCAACGACCCCGATCTCAAGGAGAAGCGCGTCACGGCGCGGGAGCTACTCCGGCGGTTCGACCGGTGGGGGATCGAGCACGTTCCGCGGGAGATAAACGACCGCGCCGACGACTTGGCGAACGAGGCACTCGATGACCGATAG
- a CDS encoding DUF7108 domain-containing protein: MTDSDTGTAETDADEAERIPDIPADAADEAERLTRLARAAERRADGEGAMEEAAVYRERRDDLLADHDYESRIREEDDTLVLYPEEWLEEGIVQFDRVEDTERAVEITLSGPGDPEHWQEIAEHNDGLVDAVAEQAPDHAGNARAFADFASNHYAKPAEKLTTEEVREFLTEYYPRNAWPSETEASLIGESVRKVFVAADTEPPASAVDA, from the coding sequence ATGACCGATAGCGACACCGGAACGGCCGAAACGGACGCCGACGAGGCGGAGCGAATCCCTGACATCCCGGCCGACGCCGCCGACGAGGCCGAACGGCTCACGCGACTGGCTCGTGCGGCCGAGCGGCGGGCCGACGGCGAGGGCGCGATGGAAGAGGCGGCGGTCTACCGTGAGCGCCGTGACGACCTCCTCGCCGACCACGACTACGAGAGCCGCATCCGGGAGGAGGACGACACGCTCGTGCTCTACCCCGAGGAGTGGCTTGAGGAGGGCATCGTCCAGTTCGACCGCGTCGAGGACACCGAGCGGGCGGTCGAGATCACCCTCTCGGGCCCGGGCGACCCCGAGCACTGGCAGGAGATCGCCGAGCACAACGACGGCCTCGTCGACGCCGTCGCCGAGCAAGCGCCCGATCACGCGGGCAACGCTCGCGCGTTCGCCGACTTCGCCAGCAACCACTACGCCAAGCCTGCCGAGAAACTGACCACGGAGGAGGTCCGGGAGTTCCTCACCGAGTACTACCCGCGCAACGCGTGGCCCAGCGAGACGGAGGCGTCGCTGATCGGTGAGTCCGTTCGAAAAGTGTTCGTCGCGGCCGATACTGAACCGCCGGCGTCGGCGGTCGACGCTTAG
- a CDS encoding PadR family transcriptional regulator, which yields MSEAEAVNEESGIARDLTAFQQNILIILSEEAMYGLAIKRELEGYYGTEVNHGRLYPNLDDLVELELVEKSELDKRTNQYALTEKGREAVLDSIEWTLSRFVTDEERADEVRAILDEQA from the coding sequence ATGTCAGAGGCAGAAGCAGTCAACGAAGAATCGGGTATCGCACGAGACCTCACCGCGTTCCAGCAGAACATCCTCATCATCCTCTCCGAGGAGGCGATGTACGGGCTCGCGATCAAGCGGGAGCTCGAAGGGTACTACGGGACCGAGGTCAACCACGGTCGACTCTACCCCAACCTCGACGACCTCGTCGAGCTCGAACTGGTGGAGAAGAGCGAACTCGACAAGCGGACGAACCAGTACGCGCTGACCGAGAAGGGTCGCGAGGCCGTCCTCGACAGCATCGAGTGGACCCTCTCGCGCTTCGTCACCGACGAGGAGCGTGCCGACGAGGTTCGCGCGATCCTCGACGAGCAGGCCTAA
- a CDS encoding inorganic diphosphatase: MTNLWEDLETGPDAPEEIYAVVECLKGERNKYEYDKDVPGVVLDRVLHSNVHYPYDYGFIPQTYYDDEDPFDVMVMVEDATFPGCIIEARPVALMKMDDDGEQDDKVIAVPSEDPRFDHIEDLEDIPQQTLDEIDEFFETYKNLEEGKEVTTLGWEDKAAALDAIEHAQELYDETF, encoded by the coding sequence ATGACGAACCTCTGGGAAGACCTCGAAACCGGGCCGGACGCGCCCGAGGAGATCTACGCAGTCGTGGAGTGTCTGAAGGGCGAGCGCAACAAGTACGAGTACGACAAGGACGTGCCCGGCGTCGTCCTCGACCGGGTGCTGCACTCGAACGTCCACTACCCCTACGACTACGGCTTCATCCCGCAGACCTACTACGACGACGAGGACCCCTTCGACGTGATGGTGATGGTCGAGGACGCCACCTTCCCCGGCTGCATCATCGAGGCTCGTCCCGTCGCGCTGATGAAGATGGACGACGACGGCGAGCAGGACGACAAAGTCATCGCCGTTCCCAGCGAGGACCCCCGCTTCGACCACATCGAGGACCTCGAGGACATCCCCCAACAGACCCTCGACGAGATCGACGAGTTCTTCGAGACCTACAAGAACCTCGAGGAGGGCAAGGAGGTCACTACCCTCGGCTGGGAGGACAAGGCCGCTGCCCTCGACGCTATCGAGCACGCACAGGAGCTCTACGACGAGACGTTCTGA
- a CDS encoding aminotransferase class I/II-fold pyridoxal phosphate-dependent enzyme, with the protein MDVSPFGLERWFAEYEHEADIMLAESGIRSLPADRFDLDPGKLGYVIPTNGDPEFRADVGERYGRSADEVLFTVGTQEANFLTFLSLLNSEHGDHAVVVTPTYQALHAVPEAFGEVTRVPLNREDWSVDLAGVEEAIRDDTAVVVLNNPNNPTGKYHDEETVRELYDLAAENDTFLLCDEVYRLLAEEPITPAAAMGEYGISTTSLTKAYGLAGLRFGWVVGDADVVERAWRWKDYTTISPTLFGQHVAKQAMGEQEREILRENRDLATKHRGIVADWLDEHGLAWTEPVGVNGFVTVPEGFEDAEEFCRVVVEEASVVLAPGHLFGPYEDRFRIGFGLPTAELEEGLERVGDVIESR; encoded by the coding sequence ATGGACGTATCACCGTTCGGGCTCGAACGCTGGTTCGCGGAGTACGAACACGAGGCAGACATCATGTTGGCCGAGAGCGGGATCCGCTCGCTGCCGGCCGACCGCTTCGACCTCGACCCCGGAAAACTCGGCTACGTGATCCCCACGAACGGCGATCCCGAGTTCCGCGCCGACGTGGGCGAGCGCTACGGCCGCAGCGCCGACGAAGTGCTGTTCACCGTCGGCACGCAGGAGGCGAACTTCCTCACCTTCCTCTCGCTGCTGAACTCAGAACACGGCGACCACGCGGTCGTAGTCACGCCGACCTATCAGGCGCTCCACGCGGTGCCGGAGGCGTTCGGCGAAGTCACTCGGGTGCCCTTGAACCGCGAGGACTGGTCGGTCGACCTCGCGGGCGTCGAAGAAGCGATCCGCGACGACACCGCCGTCGTCGTGTTGAACAACCCCAACAACCCCACGGGCAAGTACCACGACGAGGAGACGGTCCGGGAGCTGTACGACCTCGCCGCCGAGAACGACACGTTCCTGCTCTGTGACGAGGTCTACCGACTGCTCGCCGAGGAGCCGATCACGCCCGCGGCGGCGATGGGCGAGTACGGCATCTCGACGACGAGCCTCACCAAGGCCTACGGGCTAGCGGGCCTGCGTTTCGGCTGGGTCGTCGGCGACGCCGACGTGGTCGAGCGTGCCTGGCGCTGGAAGGACTACACCACCATCTCGCCCACGCTGTTCGGCCAGCACGTCGCCAAGCAGGCCATGGGTGAGCAGGAACGGGAGATCCTGCGGGAGAACCGCGACCTCGCCACGAAGCACCGTGGGATCGTCGCCGACTGGCTCGACGAACACGGACTGGCGTGGACCGAACCGGTCGGCGTCAACGGCTTCGTGACGGTGCCGGAGGGGTTCGAGGACGCAGAGGAGTTCTGTCGCGTCGTCGTCGAGGAGGCGTCGGTGGTGCTCGCGCCGGGGCACCTGTTCGGGCCCTACGAGGACCGCTTCCGCATCGGCTTCGGGCTCCCGACGGCAGAGCTGGAGGAGGGCCTGGAGCGGGTCGGCGACGTGATCGAGAGCCGTTAG